The DNA region AATAAATAATATTATTAGAAGAAGTATAAATATAACAGCGTTATATGAGTATTTTATAACTTTCATGTAGTAATTTTTAAATATTTTATCTAAAAAGTTGAAAATTATGAATTTTGGCAAAAGTATTTCTCTAAAAGTTATATTTCCTCTAATACTAATTTTACAATTGGTTTTTGCAGGATGTTCTAATTATAATAGTCCATATTCATTACATCCAACAGGTAATTGTTATCAATTTTATGATCAATACATAAGGAATACTGGTATTTCTATAAATACATGGAATGAATTCGAAAAAGTTGTTTTTATAGAGAGTGCTTATTATACTGATGGTGGTGAACAAAACAGACAAAAAATAGCATTAGGTATAGCAGCCACTATCCTTAATAGAGTTGAATCAGGAAGATTCTCAGATGCTAATGGTTCGATAGACAATAAACTTTGGGATGTTCTTTTTGCTCCGCATCAATTTTCTCCAGTTAGTCTTCATCCAGACTGGTTTGGTAATGGGGTTTGTATAGAGAATTCACCCTTTATGTTTGATAGTAATGGGGTACCACTATCTTATAGATTTGAAAGACTTTCATCTTTCAGACAAGTATTATTATCTGCCCTTAGTGGAGTAGATCCAACAGGAGGGGCATT from Candidatus Aenigmatarchaeota archaeon includes:
- a CDS encoding cell wall hydrolase translates to MNFGKSISLKVIFPLILILQLVFAGCSNYNSPYSLHPTGNCYQFYDQYIRNTGISINTWNEFEKVVFIESAYYTDGGEQNRQKIALGIAATILNRVESGRFSDANGSIDNKLWDVLFAPHQFSPVSLHPDWFGNGVCIENSPFMFDSNGVPLSYRFERLSSFRQVLLSALSGVDPTGGALYFKVPEVSLQWPCETGICDCGKVDLGGRTIFYR